CTCGGCGTAGGCGCCGTCCTGGTGCCAGGGAAAGCGGGTCAGGCCCGCTTCGTCCGGCGCCTTGATGTGCGCCTGGTTCCACATCACGTCGGCGTCGGTCCCGAGCAGCGCGGCGGCGATCGCCGCGAACACCGGCGAGCGGCAGAAGGCGGCCGCCGCGTCGTCGACTCGGTGCAGCCGCGGCAGCTCGGGGCGCAGGCGGTCCCAGCGCGCCTCTTCCTGGCGGGCGCGCTCGCCCTGGCGGGCGGCCCAGGCGCGCAAGATCGCCGCCCGCACGGGCGCCAGCTCGGCCTCGCCGAAGACCGGTGGGGTGACGAAATAGCCGTCCCGGCGATACGCCTCGCGCGCGGCCTCGCTGACGGCGTAGTCCCCCATGCGCCGGAACCTTAGCGAAGCGGGTACCGACATGCCACGGGCGAAGTGCCGCGGGGCGGCGGGGACGGCGGCCTCTGCGACGCCGAGGTCACGAAGAGCGCGGCACGCGGCCGCGATGGTTTCGATTGCCCGACCGGGTTCGATCGGTTAGCAATCGGCGACCGATGAAGGCCGTGATCCTCGCCGGGGGGGAGGGCGCGCGATTGTGGGAGGAGACCCGCAGTTGCCCGAAGCCGATGATCCCGATCGGTGACCAGCCGATCCTCTGGCACATCATGCAGATCTACGCCGCGCACGGGATCCGCGACTTCGTCATCTGCCTCGGCCGTCTCGGCAACGTGGTGCGCGACTACTTCCGCGACTACCGCCTCTACAATTCCGACGTCACCGTGCACACCGCGTCGGGCGCCATCGAGTACCACTCGGCGCCGCGCGACGACTGGCGGGTGACGCTGGTCGACACCGGCCTCGGCGCCACCACCGGCGAGCGCCTGGCGCGCATCCGGCCGTGGATCGCCGGCGACGACGCGTTCTGCATGACCTACGGCGACGGCGTCGCCGACATCGACGTCGCCCGCCTCGTCCGCTTCCATCGCGCGCACGGCCTGCGGGCGACCATGACCGCGGTCCGCCCCCTGCCCCGTTTCGGCATTCCGGACATCGTCGATGGACGCGTCGTGCGCGTGCGCGAGAAGCCGGTGCCCGACCACGATCAGGGATGGATCAACGGCGGGTTCTACGTCCTCCACCCGTCCGCTCTCGACGCCATCAGCGGACCCGTGATGTGGGAGCACGAGCCGCTGCAGTCGCTGTCGGCGGAGGGCCAGCTCGCCGCCTACGAGCACACCGGCTACTGGCAGTGCCTCGACACCTGGAAGGACAAGAAGACCCTCGAGCGGGAATGGGAAACCGGGCGGGCGCCGTGGAAGGTGTGGGCCGGTTGAAGCCGCTCCCGCCATCCCGCGCTCCGGCGACGCCGGCCGCCGAAGCCGCCGGAGCGCGGTGAGCGACATGGGGGTCGGCGCATCGCCCTGGGAGCGCGCGCTCGCTCGTCTGCGCGACGCCCTCGGCGCGGATCGCGTCCTCGAGGGCGCGCCCGCCGCGGCGGCGCTGCGCGGGCGCGGCCTCAACCCCGGCAGCGACCCCGCGCCGCGCTATCTGCTGCGGCCGCGGACCACCGAGGAGTGCCGCCGCGCCGTCGCGGAGCTCGCCGCGGTCGGCGCCAGCGCCTGGCCGATCGCGGCGCTGACCACGTTCTGGGAACCGCATCGGGCGACCATCGCGGTCGGCATCGACACCCTGGGGCTGCGCGCGCCCTGCCGCGTCGACGCGCGCGAGCGGGTCGGCTATTTCGGCGCCGGCATCGCGATCCGCGAGGCCGATCGCCTGGCGCGGGCGCACGGCCTCTGCCTGCTCGCCTACCCGGACAGCGACGGTGGCACCTCGCTCGGCTCGCTGGCGGCGGTCGGCTGCACGACCGGTCTGGGGATGGGCCGCGTCCAGCCGCTCGATCAGGTGATCGGGCTCACCGTCGTGTCGCGCGCCGGCAGCGTGCTGAGAACCGGCGCCTCCTGGCGCCTCGGCCACGGCGGCGCGGCGCACGGGATGCCGGATGCGACCGGCCTCTTCCTCGCCTCGCAGGGCGAGCACGGGGTGATCACCGAAGTGTTGCTGGCGCTGGCGCCGGCACCGTATCTCGCGGCGCGCTGGTGGGCGGCGCCGTGCGGCGGCGCCGACCAGCTCGTCGGCCAGCTCGAAGGCGCGCGGCGGGAGCTCGACCAGGGCGTCGTCGACAGCCTGCGTCTGGAGACGGTGGCGGGCGGCCGTGAAGCGCCACGGGCGACCGAGTGGTTTCTCCGCTGCTGGGCCGCGGACTCGCCGCAGGTGGCCGACGATCGCTGCGCCAGCGCGGCGCGCCGACTCGGCGCCGGCGAGGCCCGGGCCTGGGTGGAGTCGCCGGCCGGCCGCCGCGGCGAGCCGCCCGATGACGATCTCCGCTACTCGCTGCCGCCGGGCAGCCACCAGCAGCGCACCGGCACGGCGGGCTTCCTCGGCATCGAGGTGACGGTCAACTGGGGCGACCAGCTCGCGCCGTCGCTGCGCATCCTGACCGACCTGTTCGCGGCGCTCGGCGACCTCGGGCTCGGCCACCGCCGCCTCGGCATCTATCCGGGACCGCACGTGGTGGCGATCGGCGTGCAGGCGATGCTCTCCGGTGGCGAAACCACGGCCGATGCCGTACGCGAAATCATGGCCACCGCGGTGGAGCCCCTGAGCGCGCTCGGCGCCGTTCCCTACCGGCCGGGCCGCCTGTGGCGGGACGTCATGGTCCGACGGGAGCGGGACGACCCCTGCGCGGCGCTGGTGCGGCGCGCCGCGTGGTCGTCATGAGCGAGCTGCACCCCGCGCTGGCGTTCCTCCAGCAGCAGGCGCCCGCCAGCCGCGCGCTCGCCGCCGATACCCTGCTGATGGACGTCGAGGGCACGGCGGTGGAGATCGCCGTGGTGCCGAACGGCGGTGCGGCGTTCTTCGCCGCCGGCGCGACGCGCCTGGGGTACCGCTGCGGCGCCGGGTTGTCGGAGCCGGCGCGGCTGCGGCTGCGCGGCGCGCTGCTGGCGCTCCGCGATCGCCTCGCCGCCGGCTACGTCGCGACGCCGGACGCGCCGCTGCCGGCGGACGGCGGCTGGACCGACGCGCTGCGCGGCGACGCGCTCGCCCCCTGGCGCGACTGGGCGACGCGGCAGTACCGGGCCGCGATCGAGCGCGGCGGGCGCGCCGCCTGCGCCGGGCTCCCCGACTGTCTCGACCTGCGCATGCGCCCGCCCCTGCCGCCGCCATGGCCGGCGCTGCGCGAGCCGCCGCGCGCCGGGGCGTGCGCCCGCTGCGGGCGCGCCCGCGGCTGCGCCGCGGCGCACGACCGCGACGATGCGACCGACGTCCTCGAGCCGCTGCGCCACGCCGACGCCGCCAGCGCCGAGCTCGCCGCCCTGCGCCTGCTGGCGGCCGAAGCCGCCGTGCCGATCGCCGCGGCCCTCGATGCCTACGCGCTGCTCCACGCCGCGTGCGGCGATCGCGCCGCGGACGGCGCCCTCGGGCTGGAATTCTCGCTGCGCCTGCCGGCCGGCGCGCCGCGGCCGGATCGCCTGCGCTTCGTCAGCTACTATCCGCTGGCGCGCAGCGACGCCGAGCGGCGCGAGATCCATCGCGGCCGCGCCGCCGCGGCGCAGCGACTCGCCGCCCACTGGCTGACGCCGCCCGCGCAGGGCGTCCTCGACGCCTGGCTGGCGAGCGCCGCGGACACCCAGCCGGCGACGCTCGGACTGTCGATCGGGGTCGAATTGGATGCCGCCGGCGCGCGGCTGCAGGTCTACGCCCATCCCGAGCCGAACGAAGCGGCCCTGCGCTTCGCCGCCGCCGCCGTCGCCATCGCCGGCGGATCGCCCGCCGACGTGCCGGCGGCCGGCGACCCGCCGGTGCTGGTGGGCATCGCGCTCGCCGCCGGACGGCCGCCGGCGCTCAAGCTCTATCGCCATCGCACGTGGGATGGACGCGGCGAGACCGGTCTGCTGCCCGACGGGCTCGGCGCGCTGGCGCCGTTCAACCCGGGATGGGGGCTCGCGGTGCAGGAGCACGTCGCCGGCCGCGCCGCGTGGGTGAAGTGGGATTTTCCGGTGCCGACCCACTACCAGGCGTACGGCCATTTTGTAGAGTCGTTCTGGCGCCAGCTCGGCGGCCGGGACGGCAGCCGGCCGGCGTGGTTGTCGGGTGAGCAGTTCAGTCCGTGGCCGACGTGGGCCAGTCTGGGGCGCGGCGGCGGGGTGCTCTACTTCCAGGCGCGTTGAGGGATGAAGAGATGAGCGAACGCTACGACGTCATCGTCATCGGCGGCGGCCCCGCCGGCTCGCTGTGCGCCGCCATGCTGCGCAAGTACACGCCGGGGATGCGCGTGGCGCTGGTCGAGCGGGATGCCTTCCCGCGCTACCACATCGGCGAGTCGCTGGTGCTCGAGGTGAACCGCATCCTGCAGGACGCCGGCGTGCTCGAGAAAGTCGAGCAGGCGAGCTTCCTGAAGAAGGCCGGCGCCACCTACGTCTGGGGCACCGACCGGCGGCCGTGGCCGTTCCTCTTCGCCGAATCGACCGGGCGGCGGCCGCACTTCGACGGCATCAAGGACTACACCTTCCACGTCGAGCGCGCCGACTTCGACCGCCTGCTCCTCGAGCACGCGCGCGAGCTCGGCGTCGAGATCCTTCAGCCCGCCGCCGTCCGCGACGTCCTGTTCGAGAACGGGCGGGCCACCGGCGTGCGCATCGAGCGCGACGGCGAGAGCCGGCAGCTCGACGCGCGCTATCTGGTCGACGCCAGCGGCCGCGCCGGCGTCGTCGCGCACCGCATCGGCGAGCGCATCTTCGATCCGGTGATCCGCAACCTCGCCGTCTTCGGCTACTGGGAGAACGCCGAGATCGACCCCAGCTACTGCGTCGGCTGGAATCCCGCCGCGATCGCGGTGGTGAGCGCGCCCGAGGGCTGGGTCTGGTACATCCCGATCCGCGAGGGCCTGGTCTCGGTCGGCTACGTCACGCCCGCCGAGACCTTCAAGAAGCGCAACCGGGACGACCTGGAGGCGTACTACCGCGCCCAACTGCAGGACGTGCCGGAGATCGCCGCGTGGCTGCGCAACGGGACGCTCGTCGATCAGCCGCACGCCCCGGCGCGGGTGATGGTCGAGCGCGACTTCAACTACCTGCACACCCGGCTGTGGGGCCCCGGCTACGTGCTGGTCGGCGA
The genomic region above belongs to bacterium and contains:
- the rfbF gene encoding glucose-1-phosphate cytidylyltransferase, yielding MKAVILAGGEGARLWEETRSCPKPMIPIGDQPILWHIMQIYAAHGIRDFVICLGRLGNVVRDYFRDYRLYNSDVTVHTASGAIEYHSAPRDDWRVTLVDTGLGATTGERLARIRPWIAGDDAFCMTYGDGVADIDVARLVRFHRAHGLRATMTAVRPLPRFGIPDIVDGRVVRVREKPVPDHDQGWINGGFYVLHPSALDAISGPVMWEHEPLQSLSAEGQLAAYEHTGYWQCLDTWKDKKTLEREWETGRAPWKVWAG
- a CDS encoding FAD-binding oxidoreductase — protein: MGVGASPWERALARLRDALGADRVLEGAPAAAALRGRGLNPGSDPAPRYLLRPRTTEECRRAVAELAAVGASAWPIAALTTFWEPHRATIAVGIDTLGLRAPCRVDARERVGYFGAGIAIREADRLARAHGLCLLAYPDSDGGTSLGSLAAVGCTTGLGMGRVQPLDQVIGLTVVSRAGSVLRTGASWRLGHGGAAHGMPDATGLFLASQGEHGVITEVLLALAPAPYLAARWWAAPCGGADQLVGQLEGARRELDQGVVDSLRLETVAGGREAPRATEWFLRCWAADSPQVADDRCASAARRLGAGEARAWVESPAGRRGEPPDDDLRYSLPPGSHQQRTGTAGFLGIEVTVNWGDQLAPSLRILTDLFAALGDLGLGHRRLGIYPGPHVVAIGVQAMLSGGETTADAVREIMATAVEPLSALGAVPYRPGRLWRDVMVRRERDDPCAALVRRAAWSS
- a CDS encoding tryptophan 7-halogenase, with amino-acid sequence MSERYDVIVIGGGPAGSLCAAMLRKYTPGMRVALVERDAFPRYHIGESLVLEVNRILQDAGVLEKVEQASFLKKAGATYVWGTDRRPWPFLFAESTGRRPHFDGIKDYTFHVERADFDRLLLEHARELGVEILQPAAVRDVLFENGRATGVRIERDGESRQLDARYLVDASGRAGVVAHRIGERIFDPVIRNLAVFGYWENAEIDPSYCVGWNPAAIAVVSAPEGWVWYIPIREGLVSVGYVTPAETFKKRNRDDLEAYYRAQLQDVPEIAAWLRNGTLVDQPHAPARVMVERDFNYLHTRLWGPGYVLVGDAAGFLDPLFTFGVFMAATGAQLAAYAIGTLLDERAVGATEEVVLGGYEQHIRTYYGAFAAMLYVFYRFNGDRSEYWRTARDLIQREMLPANITDREAFMALTFGFGVNTYVFHEATQHFGQVAMRRIFDMGNSEDAPIAWSDPGDFGGRSLDDEARPALVQAPTITETVIPIHGFGRMVPMRRLEFATPDSGRFPRHVYAPDWLSDILRHLDGSRSVRELTAALPEGRVRFGARKLERREVLHRTLRMLYSLGALEDAAPATRSTAATS